The Echinicola rosea genome has a segment encoding these proteins:
- a CDS encoding glycoside hydrolase family 9 protein, whose translation MKKTDYLYRMFIGWALLLLGCQEKRSFAQLTEAISINQVGHYPSSKKVAVIKEGGEGEMFKVIESLSGEEVYEGTLVKVAQDQVPQREAWKADFSSIQQPGIYHITIEGLGKSYPVIIREDVYDEVLDAVLKGFYFQRASTALEPEHAGKWARAAGHWDDKVFVHPSAVSDAKSEETVLSAPKGWYDAGDYNKYIVNSGISMGTLLSLFEDFPGYFDQKSWDIPESQNAIPDILDEILWNLDWMERMQDPLDGGVYHKLTTAEFEGMVTPVNATAKRYVVSKSTAATLDFAAFMAQAARVMKDVEGLEDKADKWQAQAEAAWKWATEHPDRFYDQQKLNDHYDPDINTGAYGDGNLQDEWIWAACELYLNTSDGAYLEKIPLDDVPSFSLPSWSDVAWLGYYSLLRKADELEALQPFVASLRSSLSATGADWLGQMNTTSFQSVMGKDPKDFVWGSNAVAANQGIALIQLYFFDKDPAYLEAAMANLDYLLGRNATGYCFVTGFGAKSPMHPHHRISEADDVEEPIPGLLVGGPNPGQQDGCDYPSTVFDESYVDHLCSYASNEITINWNAPMAYLLGAVVAMEQP comes from the coding sequence ATGAAAAAAACTGATTATTTGTATCGAATGTTTATTGGATGGGCACTTCTGCTGCTGGGTTGCCAGGAAAAGAGGTCTTTTGCCCAGCTGACCGAAGCCATCAGCATAAACCAAGTAGGCCATTATCCTTCCAGTAAAAAAGTGGCGGTCATCAAGGAAGGTGGAGAAGGAGAAATGTTTAAAGTGATCGAAAGCCTCTCCGGTGAGGAAGTGTATGAAGGTACTTTGGTGAAAGTAGCCCAAGATCAAGTACCTCAAAGAGAAGCATGGAAAGCTGATTTTAGCAGTATTCAACAGCCAGGAATTTACCATATCACCATAGAAGGATTAGGCAAATCCTACCCGGTCATCATTCGGGAAGATGTGTATGACGAGGTATTGGATGCAGTGCTGAAAGGGTTTTATTTTCAGCGGGCATCTACTGCGCTTGAGCCCGAGCATGCCGGTAAATGGGCGCGTGCGGCAGGACACTGGGATGATAAGGTCTTTGTCCATCCTTCGGCGGTAAGTGATGCCAAGAGCGAGGAAACGGTCCTATCAGCTCCAAAAGGATGGTATGATGCCGGGGATTATAACAAGTACATCGTCAATAGTGGTATATCTATGGGGACACTTTTGTCCTTATTCGAGGATTTTCCAGGTTATTTTGACCAAAAAAGCTGGGATATTCCCGAGAGCCAGAATGCCATTCCGGATATTTTGGATGAAATCTTGTGGAATTTGGACTGGATGGAGCGGATGCAGGATCCATTAGATGGTGGCGTGTACCATAAATTGACCACGGCTGAATTTGAAGGCATGGTGACTCCCGTCAATGCCACGGCAAAGCGATATGTGGTGAGCAAGTCCACTGCTGCTACTTTAGATTTTGCGGCTTTCATGGCACAAGCTGCCAGGGTGATGAAGGATGTGGAAGGTTTGGAAGACAAGGCTGACAAATGGCAAGCCCAAGCGGAAGCGGCTTGGAAATGGGCAACTGAACATCCTGATCGTTTCTATGACCAGCAGAAGCTCAATGACCACTACGATCCCGATATCAATACAGGTGCCTATGGCGATGGAAACTTGCAGGACGAATGGATCTGGGCTGCCTGTGAGCTTTACCTCAACACCAGTGATGGTGCTTATTTGGAAAAGATACCTCTCGATGATGTTCCAAGTTTCTCTTTACCGAGCTGGAGTGATGTGGCTTGGTTGGGGTATTATTCACTTTTGAGGAAGGCGGATGAGCTCGAAGCACTGCAGCCGTTTGTAGCCTCTTTAAGGTCTTCTTTGAGCGCCACCGGAGCAGATTGGTTGGGCCAAATGAACACCACTTCCTTTCAGTCAGTGATGGGAAAGGATCCAAAGGATTTTGTGTGGGGCAGTAATGCAGTGGCCGCCAATCAAGGCATAGCGCTTATCCAGTTGTATTTCTTTGATAAGGATCCCGCTTATTTAGAAGCGGCCATGGCCAATTTAGACTATTTATTAGGCAGAAATGCTACGGGATATTGTTTCGTTACGGGTTTTGGTGCCAAGTCGCCCATGCATCCACACCATAGGATTTCAGAAGCTGATGATGTCGAAGAGCCGATTCCAGGGTTGTTGG
- a CDS encoding VCBS repeat-containing protein — protein sequence MTKASIYTSLLTLMTMGLMSCSDNQEGTKGREADPLFALLDHEQSGVAFHNTITETPEANVFEYQYFYNGGGVALGDVNNDGLEDSYFSGNMVDNKLYLNQGEMQFRDITLAANVAGKPRSWATGVSMVDINGDGWLDIYVCYSGELSEDKRRNQLFINQGADEEGIPYFKEEAAAYGLDDPAYTTSAAFFDLEGDGDLDAVLLNHNADLFRNLDAMSFEYILSQKDKHSSSKLLENREGKFVDITAEVGWDESPLSYGLGLSIADFNEDHRPDVFIGNDYSAPDYLYIQQENHGFRDELSVRMGHTSLYSMGSDAADVNNDGLVDLISLDMLPEANKRQKLLSSQDNYEHFNLFHEVGLHHQYMRNMLQLNNGDGTFSEIGQLSGVSNTDWSWAPLWADFDQDGWKDLFVANGFLRDFTNLDFIKYRSSIFNVGAMAKEDILKLIKQMPSSEVKNYIYRNSGNLQFTDQGNTWGIDHFSNSNGAAYGDLDNDGDLDLVVNNVNLEAFIYENQRNERPNHQWLQVSLTGNGTNTLGIGAKVWVYQGDKQQLLEQMPFRGYQSSVSPVLTFGLAEGNIDSVKVVWRDGSRQTITAVPTNQRLILTQKEAKKETVGPKAIQKSIWEEVNGSALVTHKDVLFNDFKRQPLLINPQSTLGPVMAKADVNNDGEPDVFFGGGKGQAASLLLSMGSQEYQAVELPSFEQGKDAVDAAALFLDADSDGDQDLYVASGGYHDLSPGAALLIDRLYENDGKGHFTLASEALPHINESTGAVVAWDYNADGSPDIFMGGAVMPGRFPESYTSKLLLNNGQGKFKLAAKELNEAFLPLHLVTDAKVTDLDNDGEEELIVVGHWMGIEVFDFVDGEIKRVTTDYFDQSYIGLWNTLLVEDLDADGRPELMAGNLGLNSQIRASQEEPAELLFKDFDGNGAVDPILSFYIQGETYPYVTRDELFEQISMKRTAFDNYASYSEAKINDIFTEKELEGAGNYQATTLETMMFSQASSGKFAPVALPIQAQFSPIFSIVSLTAPGKKQLWLGGNIHQTRIKLGDTDANHGVLLEMDQTGQYRYVDQLASGFRITGDVRSTMQVGEELWVGVHDGPLLRFRKTSLKNPQ from the coding sequence ATGACAAAAGCTAGCATCTACACCTCTCTGTTGACCTTGATGACGATGGGCTTAATGTCTTGTTCAGATAATCAGGAAGGTACCAAAGGCCGGGAAGCAGATCCACTTTTTGCATTACTGGACCATGAGCAGAGCGGAGTGGCCTTTCATAATACCATCACCGAAACCCCAGAGGCGAATGTTTTTGAGTACCAGTATTTTTATAATGGAGGAGGTGTTGCCCTGGGCGATGTCAATAATGATGGATTGGAGGATAGTTACTTTTCCGGGAATATGGTGGACAATAAGCTCTATTTAAACCAAGGGGAAATGCAATTTAGGGACATCACCCTCGCCGCCAATGTCGCCGGAAAGCCGCGTTCTTGGGCTACGGGAGTGTCCATGGTGGACATCAATGGAGATGGATGGCTGGATATTTATGTTTGCTATAGTGGCGAACTGTCGGAGGATAAAAGAAGAAACCAGCTTTTTATCAACCAAGGAGCCGATGAGGAAGGAATTCCCTATTTTAAGGAAGAAGCAGCGGCTTACGGATTGGATGATCCTGCCTATACCACTTCCGCAGCGTTTTTTGACCTTGAAGGAGATGGTGATCTGGACGCCGTACTGCTCAATCATAACGCTGACTTATTCAGGAATTTAGATGCCATGTCTTTTGAGTATATCCTGTCGCAAAAGGACAAACATTCCAGTTCCAAGTTACTGGAAAACAGGGAGGGGAAGTTTGTGGACATTACTGCCGAGGTGGGATGGGACGAAAGCCCGCTTTCCTATGGCCTGGGCTTGAGCATAGCTGATTTTAATGAGGATCATCGGCCGGATGTTTTTATTGGCAATGATTATTCTGCCCCTGATTATTTGTACATCCAGCAGGAAAACCATGGTTTTCGTGACGAGTTGAGTGTTAGGATGGGGCATACCAGTTTGTACAGCATGGGCAGTGATGCCGCTGATGTGAACAATGACGGATTGGTGGACTTGATCAGCTTGGACATGCTTCCGGAAGCGAATAAAAGGCAAAAGCTCTTATCCTCTCAGGACAATTATGAACATTTTAACCTTTTTCACGAAGTGGGCCTTCACCACCAATATATGCGAAATATGCTCCAGTTGAACAATGGCGATGGGACCTTCAGTGAGATTGGCCAGTTGTCCGGTGTCTCCAATACAGACTGGAGCTGGGCACCGTTGTGGGCGGATTTTGATCAGGATGGCTGGAAAGACCTTTTTGTAGCCAACGGTTTTTTGAGGGACTTTACGAATTTGGACTTTATCAAGTACCGCAGTTCTATTTTTAATGTGGGAGCGATGGCCAAAGAGGATATACTGAAATTGATCAAGCAGATGCCATCTTCCGAGGTGAAAAACTATATCTACAGAAATAGCGGGAACCTTCAATTTACCGACCAAGGTAACACTTGGGGAATTGACCATTTTTCGAATAGCAATGGAGCGGCCTACGGAGACCTGGACAATGATGGAGACTTGGATTTGGTCGTCAACAACGTGAATTTGGAGGCATTTATCTACGAAAACCAACGAAATGAGCGTCCAAATCACCAGTGGCTGCAAGTGTCCTTAACCGGCAATGGTACCAACACCCTTGGCATCGGCGCAAAGGTCTGGGTATATCAAGGCGATAAGCAACAGCTGCTCGAGCAAATGCCCTTTCGGGGGTACCAATCCAGTGTAAGCCCAGTGCTTACTTTTGGGTTGGCCGAGGGAAATATCGATTCGGTGAAAGTGGTATGGAGGGATGGTTCCCGTCAGACAATAACAGCCGTCCCGACCAATCAGCGGCTGATCCTGACGCAAAAAGAGGCGAAAAAAGAGACGGTTGGTCCTAAAGCAATACAGAAGTCAATTTGGGAAGAGGTAAATGGATCTGCCCTCGTCACCCATAAGGATGTCCTGTTCAACGATTTTAAAAGACAGCCCTTGCTTATCAATCCACAAAGTACCTTAGGCCCCGTAATGGCCAAAGCCGATGTCAATAATGATGGCGAGCCGGATGTGTTTTTTGGGGGAGGAAAAGGGCAGGCCGCTAGCTTGCTGCTGTCCATGGGGAGCCAGGAATACCAAGCGGTGGAGCTACCTTCGTTCGAACAAGGTAAAGATGCGGTGGACGCTGCCGCATTATTTTTGGATGCAGACAGTGACGGCGACCAGGATTTATATGTAGCCAGTGGCGGCTATCACGATTTATCACCGGGTGCAGCGTTACTGATCGATCGGTTGTATGAAAATGATGGGAAGGGACACTTTACATTGGCTTCTGAGGCTTTGCCGCACATAAATGAAAGCACGGGTGCTGTGGTGGCATGGGATTACAATGCGGATGGATCTCCGGATATTTTTATGGGGGGAGCAGTGATGCCGGGACGTTTTCCCGAGTCTTACACTTCTAAGTTGCTGCTAAATAATGGCCAAGGGAAATTTAAATTGGCAGCCAAAGAATTGAACGAGGCCTTTTTGCCCTTACACCTGGTGACGGATGCAAAGGTTACCGATTTGGACAATGATGGGGAGGAGGAATTGATAGTCGTAGGCCATTGGATGGGCATTGAGGTGTTTGATTTTGTGGATGGAGAAATTAAGCGAGTGACAACAGATTATTTTGATCAATCGTACATCGGGCTCTGGAACACACTGCTGGTGGAAGATTTGGATGCGGATGGAAGGCCAGAGCTGATGGCCGGTAACCTTGGGCTAAATTCCCAGATCAGGGCAAGCCAAGAGGAGCCTGCCGAACTGCTGTTCAAGGATTTTGATGGAAATGGTGCCGTGGATCCCATATTGTCCTTCTACATCCAAGGCGAAACCTATCCATATGTCACCCGGGATGAACTGTTTGAACAAATCAGTATGAAGCGTACAGCGTTTGACAATTACGCTAGCTATTCCGAGGCCAAGATCAACGATATATTTACTGAAAAAGAACTGGAAGGGGCCGGCAACTATCAAGCTACGACGTTGGAGACGATGATGTTTTCACAGGCATCATCAGGAAAATTTGCTCCGGTGGCCTTGCCCATTCAGGCTCAATTTTCCCCGATCTTCAGCATAGTGTCACTCACCGCTCCCGGGAAAAAACAGCTATGGCTAGGGGGAAATATCCACCAAACCCGGATAAAATTAGGTGATACTGATGCCAACCACGGGGTACTGCTGGAAATGGATCAGACGGGCCAATACCGGTATGTGGATCAATTAGCCAGTGGTTTTAGGATTACCGGTGATGTGCGCAGTACGATGCAGGTTGGTGAAGAGTTGTGGGTGGGTGTACATGACGGGCCACTGCTTAGATTTCGAAAAACATCCCTTAAAAACCCTCAATAA